The Conger conger chromosome 11, fConCon1.1, whole genome shotgun sequence genome includes the window aagttctggaacaaagttttatggactgatgagaccaagattaacctctaccaaagtgatgaaaAGGCCAAAGTATGGAGAAAGTAGGGATCTACTGATGACCCAGaccatacaagctcatctgtgaagcacagtggtggaagtgtcatggcttgggcttgtttggctgcttctggagtgggctcactaatctttattgatgatgtaactcatgatggtagaagcaggatgaattcagaagtgtacaacattctgtctgccaacttacggagaaatgcgtccaaactaattgggaggaacttcatcatgcagcaagacaatgaccaaaaacacactgccaacacaagaAAGGGCTTCATTAAGGAGATAAAGGTCAATCAAGTCAATCAACAGACCTTagcccaattgagcatgcatttcacctcctgaagacttaagattgaaggggaaaaaaataaataaacagcaactgaaagaggctgcagtaaaagcctggaaaagcatcacaaaagaagaatgcatttTTTGCAATTTTCtctttacttaaatactctgttccaatacttttgctcacctaaaaattggatggtctgacatggtgctatgttctaagtagtttaacacatctaggtgtagatacctggaaataaaaactgaaattgtgaactcttgtctcgtgttcatctttatatctcaaccccaaatgtattcagtgtattgcaaaaacaaaggaattggccttgatgcttcaataattttggaggggactgtacatatACACCAAGCTATTACATAGTTATTTACCAGTTATTCTATACATTTCAGTGATAATGACAAAAGCATGAACTAAGGAGGAAAATCCTTAGTCCCCATCTGGCTCACCTTAAATCTCTTCCTGATATCCAGatctttcttctctctttctttttgttcCCTCTTCTCCTGTTCTAGTCGTTTCTTCTCTTCTTTCGTGTTCTTCTTCGCTTTTTCTTTTGTGTCCGTTGAAGCCCTGTTTGTAGTACAGCCATCGGTATTGCTATTGTGGTCAGTGAAGTCTAGCTTAGGCACATTTTCTTCTGTTGCAAACCTGAGGTACGTTCAACATcgcaaacattagctaacgttagctaacgttcgcgaatgtattaaaacttttttctgttctttgccGCGAACGTTTGcgatcttgaacgcacctctgATACAGTCCTTCCAGGAGAGCATCCTGGCCAGCTAGTCTCATATCGGGCCATGTCCCTGGACGCATGAAAACAAAGCaacagtttgtgtttttttctggacCAGGGACATTTGTGGCCCACAGGCGCACAATGTGGCAGTTAAAAGCAAGATGTGTTGTCtgtctgaaacatttaaaagtGGAACGATTTAATCTCTCACCAACTTTCGTCTAAATCCTCATAGATCTCCTCATCACTGTCAGTCTCCTTTTAAATGAGAGGAAACAAATAACTGACATGTAGTAATTGCAGTActgagaagaaaaaacattgcagGTTAAGATTATACACATATCGCTCCTAAAATTTGTGTTTTGATTTCTACATTCTGTGATACATGTTGAGCTTATGAGAAGATTTACTTACTCCTGATTTTAATACTCTAATAAGTGCCAGTAATTATTGTAGTGAAGCAGCATTTTAAACATGGAACTTTCAAAAGGAAGTGATCATTTAcacaattttgttttcaaatgagaTTTTTGTCTCTGCATCACCACTGctttacacatactgtaccaatACAATCATTGAAACACAATATGAGCAAATAAAGCtgcatatatttataatatacacGTAGTGAGTTATATTGTACAAAATTGTTAAATTATATCTTCTACTGATAGTATtgaaacatagaaaaaaaagatttcatcaTGAAGTATTCTAAAactaatgtacattttattccaaatactccaaatgttattttacatatactgtacatattatgCAGTACACAGTACATATCTTTTAAGATGAAAATTGCACTATTCAAAGAGTATGAACAGTTACCCAGTGGTTTGACTGTGATGAAATGGCTGTCAAGCATTAATGCAATATTCCAGAACAGAGGAGGGTGTCAGCGCGCAGGACAGAAGAGCCAAGCACAGACTCAGGCACAGTGGAAACAGCAGACTTTAATCATGGTGAACCAGAAGGTAGGCAGTGGTCAGTATCCAGTTCAAACAGGTGAATCAGAGGCAAGGGCATAATCAAACGGCAGGCAAAAGTTCATAGTGGGTAGTCAGTCCAGAATCAGGGCAATGGTGCAGAGAACATTATCCAAGAATCCAAATGCAATTAAGCTGGACAGAGGtcaaaaaaatccaaatattCAAAAACTAAACAGAAACCCAACAGGTAGGGCAAGTGGAAGTGGAGTGTTAGTAAGGCGTAAGGGGAATCTTATGGTAAGTTGGTAAGAGAAGTGGAAGCTAGAACAGGGGGACAGGAATCCAACAATTGCGAAATCAGAGGAACTCACAACAAAAGACACGGGCAGGCTTACACTGACAAAGGACAATGAGAAACAAGTGAGACACATGACAGGAAGGAGATACATATAAGGGGTGGAAGGCGGAGACACGTCatagggtgagagagaaaacaaggaCCTGAGTGTgagcacagaaaacacacacagaacaggtggaacaaatgaatgagggaatgaaactgaaaacaggcTATGGTAAGCCTGTAACAAAAGGCAAAGATTCTGGGGACTTTACATcacacagataacagaaaaacacagaacctgacagattCTTTATAATTCAAATTTTATCATTCTAATTATAACAAATGGTCATTACACTACAAAGAGATATTTCTAatccaaaataatgtttttgctgAAATGCCTTACCTCTATTTTCTGCGCAGACGGCACTAAAAAGTAAAGACAAGAGTTAAAATGAGCctcaattaaaacattaaaacaagtAATTTCACATTTAGCTCATTATCACTCAGTCTGTCTGGTGTCCTGAATGGTTAAAAAGGCGAAGATCAAAACCATTTCCAAATGTGGTAATACCAGTTTATTAAAAAATAGGCATGGCTTCTCTCAGAAAAGGGTCCAGTATGCATTTACCTCCAGAAGGCAAGGGTGGAGGATGGCTCAGCACCCCAACATCATCATAGTTGTCATCCACGTCAGGCTGGGGTCTGTGcaataacagttttttttgtgtgaagaaaaatattgtacatatttacagaagtttctgatgacctgcaagcttcaaaatggctggcatatatacacatatatatatatatatatatatatacacacacacacacacacatatatatacatataaatacacagCAATGAATTAAAAAGCAGCGTGTACAGTAGggttgccacctcagtcctgtaaaaatcctggacacatacgAAACTGGCAAACTGAGTAAGACTGTCAATCGCTCTCGAGGGTGCGTGAGCATGAAGGAATGTGGTGCGCAACTACCTTGTGCTTGGCGtcaattcctctttcattacacaaataaagagtgtaatttgtgaaggttaataacgtctctgcaccatttcttacattacatttaggaacgaacactggatacgctgtctacatttcattaagcaacactaatgtatgcaacactcgAAAATACGTAGATTCCgggacatttcatttcattatttcttccaggacagacaacaaaaattGGGACAGTCCCGGAGAATCCAGGACAGGTGGCAACCCTAGTGTACAGTGATATTAagcaattattattaaaatatgttcAATCTTGTCTTTGGTTGGACCTATTTCCTATGATGCATGCAATCCAAGACTACTGCATTCGAGGTAAGAAGAGCCAGCACAATATATAAACTGACATTTGTTTGTataattaataaacaaatactataaatatgtacacactCATAAAACATAACATGGCTATATTAGCAGCACTGGAGATACTTGAGACAGATCAGTAGAACTTAAAGAGCATTGAGCTTCAACAAAAGCAATGACTGAAGAAAAATACTTTTCTCTTTTGCTGTTCATGGAATAGGTTTATAATATAGACAGTAAAGGTTTCAGTATTAATTCAACTCCTACAGTATATATGGTCCCTGTTGGATTCATGTGTACTccgttagagttgaattaacactggacatttatTGTATACAATAAATCGACAAAATAAATTGTGTAAAGTTAAGAGGAAGTCATCCTTGCGATCAAGAAGAACTAAGAACTGGGTGTGAGGCAAAGCCACACCACACAGGAACTGCCAATTCAGGGCAAAACTGACGAAGTATGAACTCGAACCAAGCCTGGGCTTAAATGAGTCATCACTAAAGAGGACATCTCTGTCAATTGTTAGCATTTACCCTAAGATTCAGCTTGTGAATTATATGCATACATTTAATTGCAAAAATACTGGggctattttttttgttttgcctctactccagcacattgaatttgaaataaaacaatgaatgtgcACATATTaccagactgtcagctttaattttggggaatttacatccatgttgAGCGATCATTGTAGGAAACACGGcagcattttgggaaatatgccttttttccccttttttccgACTTCCAGACTTAAaagagatgttcgatttcatttacatttttgtgcattcactggctcaatttccatgttagcatcacgtgttagcttagcataaagacttgatgCCTATAGGaatcagtagcctacctccttcaaagtgaaatacaccttacagcaacaccttgcagatcaaatatgaatccagattcagcaactgcattacttatttcttgcctcaaatattttcagaaacttattttagtggactgtttaggaggaaAAAGACAAAGTTTATCAACGGTCCAGCGGTTATTATGTTTTACAAAGAATGAGCCACAGTCTCAGTCGTCCCCTGCTCTTggtaatcccattggccatctattcAACAGAGCCCACCCGCAggactgtatatactgtattataccaGACCTCTtttaggacagttgtctgaaATTAGGTGCGTTTGTTGAATCAGACGCAGCACAATCGTATGAGCCCTTTGTACGACAAAAGTAAGAGAAatataagaatatgaaaatgttcttgcataagacccattgttttatttaaaatcaaatgtgctggagtacagaggcaaaacagctgaaattgtacctctgtccaaatacttatgggcaGTATTTAACAGCATTTCCGATGTGTTTTAGCCTCATTAAGTGTATGGTTGTttagtactgacacacacattgtgttttAGCCTCATTAAGTGTATGGTTGTttagtactgacacacacattgtgttttAGCCTCATTAAGTGTGTGGTTGTttagtactgacacacacattgagTTTCAGCCTCATTAAGTGTGTGGTTGTttagtactgacacacacattgagTTTTAGCCTCATTAAGTGTGTGGTTGTttagtactgacacacacattgagTTTTAGCCTCATTAAGTGTATGGTTGTttagtactgacacacacattgagTTTCAGCCTCATTAAGTGTGTGGTTGTttagtactgacacacacattgagTTTTAGCCTCATTAAGTGTGTGGTTGTTTAGTACTGATACACACATTGAGTTTTAGCCTCATTAAGTGTATGGTTGTttagtactgacacacacattgtgttttAGCCTCATTAAGTGTGTGGTTGTttagtactgacacacacattgtgttttAGCCTCATTAAGTGTATGGTTGAttagtactgacacacacattgagTTTTAGCCTCATTAAGTGTATGGTTGTttagtactgacacacacattgtgttttAGCCTCATTAAGTGTGTGGTTGTttagtactgacacacacattgtgttttAGCCTCATTAAGTGTATGGTTGAttagtactgacacacacatttggGTGGGCACTTACATGGCTTCAGAGCATCGATGGGGGAGGCTTTGGCCAGGGGGCAAGGGGTTTGCCACGCAGTCGCCAGGGCGGGAGGCTGGGACCGGGGGAGGCCCTCCTTTCTTTATCCCAGGGTCtaatggaaataaatacagACAAGAATTCATATCCTAAAATCAAGCAAATAAATCACCCACTGTGTAGTCAAATTTCCTCTGCTCCTTTCACTTCTGTTAGTTTAACCTGTGTGAAAGAGGAACTTCTCAGGGTACAGTGTTGGAGCTATGTGACAAATTCGAGAAGCCAAACAGGGAACCGAACTGTAAATGTAGCGAAAGCATGAGGCACTTGCTAAAGCTTATCTCCTCAGTGCATGCTTGGCATGTCGGACCATTTTAAAGTAATAcgttttacttttcttttcttaaattGGACAAAACAGAAATTATGCAAAATGTGATAATAAAAGCAGTGAACAGAGACCTTCATATTATATTAGAACATCCATGCATTATCTCCCAAATATGCACAAAGCCTTTGTCGTGATACAGTATACTTGAAGAACACTTGTGTACACTGAAAGTATACATTTTTCTGACATGAGTAGTTTATCTTATAACTAGTCCCATGTATACCTCCCTTCCCATACTGAACAGTAGAAGCGACTCACCATCATTCACCGAATCTGCACCCTTCTGGAACTTTCCAAGGCTGACATTGGGTGGCCGACTTGGCTTGGAAGGGGGACTCCCAAGAAGAAAAATACCGGGCAGAGATTTCTTTTTTGGTGCAGTGGGGTCACTGTTCTCTTCTTTCCCAGATGTGGACCCCAGGGGCCTCTTCACAAAGCCATGATTCTGTGCAGCCAAGGGTTTTTGAGCCAAGGGGGGTCTgacgcctccctccctcccagcatCATCAGCGGCTTCACAGCCATCCTTCATCAAAGCGACCTGAGCAGTATGTGAACCGGAGAACCTCGGACCCAAACTTGTATGGGGCTTAAACCCAGCAGATTCCCCTGTACCCCCTTTGGACTGTATCATCATAGCGGAGCTCTTCTGCTTGGGGAGAAGAGGGATTTTGGGGGAAGCTGGTACATTGGTGCTCCCGGCATCCTCACTCTTGGATCGCTCTGAGATGGCAGGGGGCTTGATGTAGGACGGTTTGGGAAGGGACTGCTTGGTGTCCAAGAGGATGTTGTCTGCCGAAGGCTTCTTCAGCTGGGGTTTGCTGGGAGGTGGTTTCGGCTTATTGTCCTCAGACGGCTCCAGGGGTTTTTGCCTGAAGGGCTGCTGCTTGTTCAAAGGGGGGTTCTGGTCCTGCTTGGCAATTTCAATTCTGTTCACTAGGGCTCTGGATTTGGGGAATCCCTGCACGCTGCTCTCCACCGtggggctgctgctgctgatctTAGGGAAATTGGGCTTGGGGTCCAGGGCGCCGGATGCCAGGCCCCCCGCCAGCTTGTTCTCCAGAGCCGCTCTTCTGGACTGCAGGGAGGGTAGGGGGGACGGCGTGGGGCACACAGCCAGACCGGCACTCCCCTTCCTGATGTCCTCCAGCATGCTGGCTCCTGGGGTGAAGCGTGCCATGGCCGCTGCTTCTGAGCAGCGAGAGAAGAAGACTGAAACaaaggatgaggaagaggggatatatgtatgtgagggcgtgtgggtgtgtacacCAAGCTTTACGAAGCACATCAGTATTCTTTTCTCTATGGTCAAAACATAACTTCCTACCTTTTTATTTGATGATTCTTATCTCTCAGTGCCTCTGGTCCAACCACAGACTGGCTAACCATGCCTTTCTCGGAGGCAGTCCCTTATAGGATCTGTGCAACACCAACATCTCACTTGTGCAACTGCTGcatgaacaacacacacaggaaacacagaaataaaaatatcactTCTAAACAGGAAGGGGTATGTCATTTCAGCACAAGGCTTCAAATTACAATGACCAGATACAACATCAATTATGTTGTGAACTGTTTAAGACCCTGCTGGGTTTGACACCAAACCTCAGGAATCTTTGTTGTAACTTCACTGAAACCAGTAAGGTATGCAAGGTCATTCTACATGGTCATTCTCCGGTTAATTTGAGCTCACAACAGACAATGCATCAACAAACAGATTCCACTGTTATATTGGTACGTGTCCAATACATTCAAGGTCAATGATGGCTGACAGTGTGAACTTGGCTGGTAATAGCACAGAGCATTTTTCCGCATTACATAATTAAATCCTTATCTGTACAAATCTAGTGACATAAATGCCTCTACTATCAGCACACTGGCATGAAAAATGTAACACTCACACTACAAGGATGCAGAAGTTTAGAACAATAGTCACAGAACATGGGTTTACTTCCTAGACAGGACATTGCCTTTGCACCCTGGAGAATGGTGGTTAACCTGAAATACTTcagaaaaacatacaaatgcatcaaaacactGTAAGTGTCTCTGGATAAAACCGTCTGCTCAACACCCAAATGTGAATGCATGACATGCAACCCGTTTGTAAATATTCTCATAACACTCATTACTTTTTTACCTAGAATACAGTTTCAAACAGATAGTAGgacgtttttttccccacacagagtggtcaatgtgtggaacagCTCGCCTGTACATGTAGTGGAGCCAAAAACATTGggagttttcaagaccaggcttgatacggtgttagattctctttagcttttaggcaaactaggcagaAGGTACACTTAGGGGCAGGAAAAAGcgagcactgctgggctgaattgcCTGTTCTCGCCAATACCTTATGTTATACTAAAAATATACCCATGCCTAAATAGATGTGCAAagatgaaaatacaaataaaacatttgagagaaacagagacatcCCTCCCCGCCTTAGCTGaagaatggtacaaaatggACGCTGTTCTTTGCAACAATTTAGTGGTGGATAAAGCAACAAGCAACAAGCGGACATCTTGATTCAGCTTCTGCCTgtaacattcattacattacattattgccatttggcagacgctcttatccagagcgacgtacaacaaagtgcatacccataaccagggataagttcgctgaaagaccctagaggtaagtacaatttcaactgctacctgtacaacaaagataaggacaaggggctatttttattttattttattttattttttttgaacaaacaaacaaacaaacagagcaaaagtcaccaaagttaactatccaaacactgcttccctagccaactaaaaataccgatacacaaagcaagtcacagagacaacaattaaggttcacagggaggtagggagggatggggagaggtgctgcttgaagaggtgcgtcttcagcttgcgcttgaaggtggggagagattctatagttctgacctcaacggggagttcgttccaccaccgtggagccagaacagacagtagtcgtgagcgtgaggtggaggttctgagagggggaggtgccaagcggcctgtggaggctgaacgaagaggtctggcaggggtgtagggtctgatgattttttgcagataagctggggaagaccctttaactgcttggaaggctagcaccaatgttttgaatttgatgcgagccatgacaggcagccagtggagggaagt containing:
- the LOC133140034 gene encoding FYN-binding protein 1; this translates as MARFTPGASMLEDIRKGSAGLAVCPTPSPLPSLQSRRAALENKLAGGLASGALDPKPNFPKISSSSPTVESSVQGFPKSRALVNRIEIAKQDQNPPLNKQQPFRQKPLEPSEDNKPKPPPSKPQLKKPSADNILLDTKQSLPKPSYIKPPAISERSKSEDAGSTNVPASPKIPLLPKQKSSAMMIQSKGGTGESAGFKPHTSLGPRFSGSHTAQVALMKDGCEAADDAGREGGVRPPLAQKPLAAQNHGFVKRPLGSTSGKEENSDPTAPKKKSLPGIFLLGSPPSKPSRPPNVSLGKFQKGADSVNDDPGIKKGGPPPVPASRPGDCVANPLPPGQSLPHRCSEAIPQPDVDDNYDDVGVLSHPPPLPSGVPSAQKIEETDSDEEIYEDLDESWASTDTKEKAKKNTKEEKKRLEQEKREQKEREKKDLDIRKRFKLSGPIEVLHKANVRVDCKGGRNDLTVKQGQIIEIVRVLDNPGGRWLGRAQDGSYGYVKIESVEMDYDNLRRQHQGGPLPSKEKESPDLYDDVGVLDDFNSGLKGQAVATSIMPEEDSDYDDLNDLNLRLQLPSSPPPLLSPPLPHPPPPPLLGTLAGNSDNDIYDDVDSEGFPPAPRISNLPQITPKWKAEERDPKKQKRFEKEEKEFRKKFKFDGEIQVFYQVTTTSTFTTKKWGSKDLPLKPGEKIDVIVKPSDNKLIGRNQEGKIGYVSISNIITEDADIYDGGQGCIYDND